One Halobaculum roseum DNA segment encodes these proteins:
- a CDS encoding SDR family NAD(P)-dependent oxidoreductase: MTDSDADAGTPAAEPDLYDDLTGQAALVTGANRGIGAEIASNLAELGATVYAGVRSVTYDLPDEYERVTLDVSQEGDIQDALNRIGEDEDGLDVLVNNAGVGHFGAPLHEEQTHHIDHSISVNLRGPMLLCKYALPPMLNTDNPRIVNVSSGMSALVEEQSGGSPAYRVTKTGLNGLTKYLHGEYADEGLIANSACPGWVHTEMGGEEAPRTPAEGAETPTWLARFRDGPGGRFWRDRQVIDW, encoded by the coding sequence ATGACCGACAGCGACGCCGACGCGGGCACGCCCGCCGCCGAGCCGGACCTGTACGACGACCTCACGGGGCAGGCCGCGCTCGTCACGGGCGCCAACCGCGGCATCGGCGCCGAGATCGCGAGCAACCTCGCCGAGCTGGGCGCGACCGTCTACGCGGGCGTGCGCAGCGTCACCTACGACCTCCCCGACGAGTACGAGCGCGTGACCCTCGACGTGAGCCAGGAGGGCGACATCCAGGACGCGCTGAACCGGATCGGCGAGGACGAGGACGGCCTCGATGTCCTCGTCAACAACGCCGGCGTCGGCCACTTCGGCGCGCCGCTGCACGAGGAACAGACCCACCACATCGACCACTCCATCTCGGTGAACCTCCGCGGCCCCATGCTGCTGTGCAAGTACGCGCTCCCGCCGATGTTGAACACCGACAACCCGCGGATCGTCAACGTCTCCTCGGGAATGAGTGCACTCGTCGAGGAGCAGTCCGGCGGATCGCCCGCCTACCGCGTGACGAAGACCGGGCTCAACGGGCTCACGAAGTACCTCCACGGCGAGTACGCCGACGAGGGGCTGATCGCCAACTCGGCGTGTCCCGGTTGGGTCCACACCGAGATGGGCGGCGAGGAGGCCCCGCGGACGCCCGCCGAGGGCGCGGAGACGCCGACGTGGCTCGCGCGCTTTCGCGACGGCCCCGGCGGGCGGTTCTGGCGCGACCGCCAAGTCATCGACTGGTGA
- the speB gene encoding agmatinase — protein sequence MRFPGANADRDEAAYVLTGAPLDATTTFQPGTRFGPERVRKFAATYDDYDRRTDSFFSDLRVHDAGDVPAWDALDEYLDHLTAELRAAVIDDAVPLLLGGEHTVTWAGVRASAPDVLVTVDAHLDLRDAYDGNPLSHACVVRRCLDGYESDESSGGDHPTVDEVVVLGARTGSPEEWERADAPDVTVVAPEDVADWVGEFDGFDDREAYLSIDIDGADPGFAPGTGTMEPFGLSSREIRDAVRGVAPHCVGIDAVEVNDRDDGQAAALAGKLLREAVYSHADAR from the coding sequence ATGCGATTCCCCGGCGCGAACGCCGATCGCGACGAGGCGGCGTACGTCCTCACGGGCGCGCCGCTCGACGCGACGACGACGTTCCAGCCGGGGACCCGCTTCGGACCCGAGCGGGTCCGCAAGTTCGCCGCCACCTACGACGACTACGACCGACGGACGGATTCGTTCTTCTCCGATCTCCGCGTCCACGACGCGGGCGACGTGCCCGCGTGGGACGCACTCGACGAGTACCTCGATCACCTGACCGCCGAGCTGCGCGCGGCCGTCATCGACGACGCCGTCCCGCTCCTCTTGGGCGGCGAGCACACCGTCACCTGGGCGGGGGTGCGCGCCAGCGCCCCCGACGTGCTCGTCACGGTCGACGCGCACCTCGATCTCCGCGACGCCTACGACGGCAACCCGCTGAGCCACGCGTGTGTCGTCCGGCGCTGTCTCGACGGATACGAGAGCGACGAGAGCTCGGGAGGCGACCACCCAACCGTCGACGAGGTGGTCGTGCTCGGCGCGCGCACCGGCTCCCCCGAGGAGTGGGAGCGCGCCGACGCCCCCGACGTGACCGTCGTCGCGCCCGAGGACGTGGCCGACTGGGTCGGCGAGTTCGACGGCTTCGACGACCGCGAGGCGTACCTCTCGATCGATATCGACGGCGCCGACCCGGGGTTCGCGCCGGGCACCGGTACGATGGAGCCGTTCGGCCTCTCGTCCCGCGAGATCCGCGACGCCGTCCGGGGGGTCGCGCCCCACTGCGTCGGGATCGACGCCGTCGAGGTGAACGACCGCGACGACGGGCAGGCGGCGGCGCTGGCCGGGAAGCTGCTGCGTGAGGCGGTGTACTCGCACGCGGACGCGCGCTGA
- a CDS encoding NUDIX hydrolase has translation MSTEDAGASDAAATANEEPEHENALQDVIAVDGDDTPQGTVNRLDAHTGDGIRHRAFTCLVFDSNGRLLLGQRAPGKRLWGTFWDGTVASHPVEGQTQKEATRQRLEEELGITPDQYDEVTLTDRFEYKRYFENAGLEWEVCAVLKVTLEDDGLDPDEEEIAGLLWVDYEHLHEHPEWYRQLRLCPWFEIAMRRDFE, from the coding sequence ATGAGCACAGAGGACGCCGGCGCGAGCGACGCCGCGGCGACCGCGAACGAGGAGCCGGAACACGAGAACGCCCTCCAGGACGTGATCGCCGTCGACGGCGACGACACCCCGCAGGGGACCGTGAACCGGCTGGACGCCCACACCGGGGACGGCATCCGCCACCGGGCGTTCACCTGCCTCGTCTTCGACTCGAACGGCCGCCTTCTCCTGGGCCAACGCGCGCCCGGCAAGCGCCTGTGGGGCACCTTCTGGGACGGCACGGTCGCCTCCCACCCCGTCGAGGGCCAGACGCAGAAGGAGGCCACACGCCAGCGGCTGGAGGAGGAGCTCGGCATCACCCCCGACCAGTACGACGAGGTGACACTCACCGACCGCTTCGAGTACAAGCGCTACTTCGAGAACGCGGGGCTGGAGTGGGAGGTGTGTGCCGTCCTGAAGGTCACGCTGGAGGACGACGGGCTCGACCCCGACGAGGAGGAGATCGCGGGCCTGCTGTGGGTCGACTACGAACACCTCCACGAGCACCCCGAGTGGTACCGCCAACTGCGGCTGTGCCCGTGGTTCGAGATCGCCATGCGGCGCGACTTCGAGTAA
- a CDS encoding Nif3-like dinuclear metal center hexameric protein, whose protein sequence is MERSEFVDRLDAELDTDAYADLDASPNGLQVGSREGEVETVAFAVDAVEATAEAAVDIGADALVTHHGTIWGGLDRVTGREYDRIEPLVANDVALYVSHLPLDGHRELGNAAGVADVLDLVDREPFGEIGPEYVGQRGVAPDGYAADELARTLEAALDHAGEGVQVLDFGPDEIEDVGIVTGSGSDWLREAEQSGLDALVTGEGKGKAYHEAREAGVSVFLAGHYATETFGVRALQSLAEEWGLETHYIDHPTGL, encoded by the coding sequence ATGGAGCGTTCGGAGTTCGTCGACCGACTCGACGCTGAACTGGACACCGACGCGTACGCCGACCTCGACGCCTCCCCTAACGGCCTCCAGGTCGGCTCGCGCGAGGGCGAGGTGGAGACGGTCGCGTTCGCCGTCGACGCCGTCGAGGCGACCGCCGAGGCCGCCGTCGATATCGGCGCCGACGCGCTCGTGACTCACCACGGGACGATCTGGGGCGGCCTCGACCGGGTGACCGGCCGCGAGTACGACCGCATCGAGCCGCTCGTCGCGAACGACGTGGCGCTGTACGTCTCGCATCTCCCGCTCGACGGCCACCGGGAGCTGGGGAACGCCGCCGGCGTCGCCGACGTGCTCGACCTCGTCGACCGCGAACCGTTCGGCGAGATTGGCCCCGAATACGTCGGCCAGCGCGGCGTCGCCCCCGACGGCTACGCGGCCGACGAACTCGCGAGGACGCTGGAGGCGGCGCTGGACCACGCCGGCGAGGGCGTCCAGGTGCTCGATTTCGGCCCCGACGAGATCGAGGACGTGGGGATCGTCACGGGCAGCGGGAGCGACTGGCTGCGCGAGGCCGAGCAGTCGGGGCTCGACGCGCTCGTCACCGGCGAGGGGAAGGGGAAGGCGTACCACGAGGCGCGCGAAGCCGGCGTCTCCGTGTTCCTCGCGGGCCACTACGCGACCGAGACGTTCGGGGTGCGCGCGCTGCAGTCGCTCGCCGAGGAGTGGGGGCTGGAGACGCACTACATCGACCACCCGACCGGGCTGTAA
- a CDS encoding desampylase, with translation MTADRLLLPADVRDTLHERRVAGAPAEVCGILLGDRAGDADAEREEQDAGTADRVDEAVPVDNVADEPDRFYELDPAETVAAIEDAEARGSDVVGFYHSHPRGPAAPSETDRDRATWTGYVYAIVAPEAVVAYRWTGESLRRLRVETP, from the coding sequence GTGACCGCCGACCGCCTCCTGCTCCCGGCCGACGTGCGCGACACCCTGCACGAGCGCCGCGTCGCCGGCGCGCCCGCGGAGGTGTGCGGGATCCTCCTCGGCGACCGCGCGGGCGACGCTGACGCGGAACGCGAGGAGCAAGACGCGGGCACGGCCGATCGCGTCGACGAGGCGGTCCCCGTCGACAACGTCGCCGACGAGCCCGATCGCTTCTACGAGCTCGACCCCGCGGAGACGGTCGCCGCGATCGAGGACGCCGAGGCCCGCGGCAGCGACGTGGTCGGCTTCTACCACAGCCACCCCCGCGGCCCGGCCGCGCCCTCCGAGACAGACCGAGATCGCGCGACGTGGACGGGATACGTCTACGCGATCGTCGCGCCCGAGGCGGTGGTCGCGTACCGGTGGACCGGCGAGTCGCTCCGGCGGCTCCGGGTCGAAACGCCGTAA
- a CDS encoding translation initiation factor IF-5A has translation MPREQKQVRELQEGSYVMMEDSPCKINAYSTAKPGKHGSAKARIEGKGVFDDKKRSLSQPVDAKVWVPIIQRKQGQVVSVSGNDAQVMDLDTYETFTMRVPEDEDFTPDQNIEYLEYEGQRKVVG, from the coding sequence ATGCCGAGAGAGCAGAAGCAGGTCCGCGAGCTGCAAGAGGGGAGCTACGTGATGATGGAGGACTCCCCCTGCAAGATCAACGCCTACAGCACCGCGAAGCCCGGCAAGCACGGGAGCGCGAAGGCCCGCATCGAGGGCAAGGGCGTGTTCGACGACAAGAAACGCTCGCTCTCCCAGCCCGTCGACGCGAAGGTGTGGGTGCCGATCATCCAGCGCAAGCAGGGCCAGGTCGTCTCCGTCTCCGGCAACGACGCCCAGGTCATGGACCTCGACACCTACGAGACGTTCACGATGCGCGTGCCCGAGGACGAGGACTTCACGCCCGACCAGAACATCGAGTACCTCGAGTACGAGGGACAGCGGAAGGTCGTCGGGTAA
- a CDS encoding Lrp/AsnC family transcriptional regulator, translated as MDDLDRRILNLLRRDARTPYTEIAEEVGTSEGTVRNRVDRMSSEGVIERFTVTTRTGNVKAMVEISVDMNVNTSAVSERLADWEEVDFVWQVSGQEDIVLIVDCVDTRAVNELITRARELDEIEGTKTRLILDERLG; from the coding sequence ATGGACGACCTGGACCGGCGCATCCTCAACCTCCTGCGACGGGACGCGCGGACGCCGTACACGGAGATCGCCGAGGAGGTCGGCACGAGCGAGGGGACGGTGCGAAACCGGGTGGACCGGATGAGCAGCGAGGGCGTCATCGAGCGCTTCACCGTCACCACGCGCACGGGGAACGTGAAGGCGATGGTGGAGATCAGCGTCGACATGAACGTCAACACCAGCGCCGTCTCCGAGCGGCTGGCCGACTGGGAGGAGGTCGACTTCGTCTGGCAGGTTTCGGGCCAGGAGGACATCGTGCTCATCGTCGACTGTGTGGACACCCGCGCGGTGAACGAGCTCATCACGCGCGCTCGCGAGCTCGACGAGATCGAGGGGACGAAGACGCGGCTCATTCTGGACGAGCGGCTCGGGTAG